tagaattcaacgtctcgcaTTGGGAAATAAAACATGTGATTAGagaaatggaaaaagagataaactacgacaaaccgggtgatgtgtgtatttgtcccgacatgtcttcattggggcttccgtgtcgtcatatgcttgtgaagtatgaacaagttatacctattgaggttattgatcagttttggaagcaactatctttcgaccctcccccttcggaagctcccggacaatcaccatgggaAACAAAGGAGGCCAAGgaattctatgaagcttactcacgtgggaactcggctagccgacaagtattattgagccaactaatTCTAATTACACGCTCATGGATAgcacaaagtgaagagccaagaaaggggatccgcccggtagaccacaaactaaaacgactaggagaaaacaaaggaaagaattgaaaGCATCGAGTCAACGTGAATGTGAAGAcgaggcaagtaagaaacgagacccttagatacatagaatctttccacagaagttttgtagtcccaacccaacagcttgttagtaagagcgtgcaacttcgaccattctagctcCGGAAAATgatctccttctgcaattgatttgtcggtaacactcaagcctagaatgttctgagcatcatcagggatcaaggtcatctcgccaaacgggaagtgcatggtatctgtttcaccatgatacctttcgacgaagcaattgactgtcacaatatctggcttcacataattttcaaccaaaggatatagaccagaatcctttacTAATGTTTGTACCTCTGCACattccttagacaaatcccaatgagacgcggcttggtttcggaaacaacgcacaaccttcttataatcctacaattaggagataataaGATTAAGAGGTTttatataaatacaaaacaatacatatgcacgatATAGacattcttacataggtttgatagatagtacgagacCAAGAGTCTTTGTGGCCAAATAGATGCCCCAGATCATAAGAAGTTGCACCCCAAAttttaccacgatcaaggtcaggtatcatatCATTAACTTGTTAACCTTTAACTTTTATTCTGCCTGTGCCCAAGAGTCCTtgtgaacctttaacttttactctGCTTGTGCCCTTGCCTtgtgtcagttgttgacttgacccAACTTGTTCCACTGCTATTTGacttggatcaatctcattatcttacTCCTCAGTTTCCTCTTCATCTCGCTCATCTTGCTCCTCTTCCTCCTCAACTGCTCCGGTAGGTTCACGGATTGCGAGTTTACTACGGTCACGGTCACGACCACTCTCCCAAACTTCATCTCTTGTATCAGCCCCCAAACGCTTATTGCGACCTTGTTCTTTCCCTCTAGGAGGAAGAGATTGAGGAGtaccaagaccgtccttccttcttttcttaatgctatcatctttagtttttcgtttGGTAGCTTCCTTTGCTTTATCCCTATTCaaaaagaagcacgaaataaatataagaaaaataactttCATTCCTAATACCGACATAGATACACTACATAACGgcatagaatcatcactaccggcatacaaAAACAAAGTCTCGACCACGTCGTGATCAAAACCCGGCATATTAATTTCAAACCATCACATGTCGGGACCTGGTACTGGCATTGATAAATTATTGACGAGAATGCCGGTAATCTTTAGGAAGTTTCTGGATACAAAAACACCTTTGCCGGCACAAACGTAAAATTGAAACACGTGCCGTAATTGGATACCGGTATAAAATCTAACCTAATTCTAAGCCGGTACCGATAAGAAAATCCTAGGGTTCTCTGTTTATTAGAAGCTCAATATCAgcatggtattcaacctaatTTTAACGCCATGACAAggttccggtgtggtcttcatcctacaTCGAATGCCGGGACACagttccggtgtggtcttcatcctaaatcgaaTGCCGCTATATagttccggtgtggtcttcatcctaaattgAAGGCCGTTACATAGTTCCGGTGTGGCATTCATACTAAATGGAATGCCGAAACCTCTGAAACTCAACACTTCcagttagggtttcgcgatttTGACCTTAACCCGtagctacaaatcgattgaaacactaattaaacggtTTTATATGAATTACCTTCTCACATAAGCCATATTCCTGAGTAAttgatcgtccgataactcttgttcttcgtgttctttctcTTAAGCAATCAAAGCAAtcctcttttcttgtttttgttgagcaatcgattttgatttcgactgggcatctgatttctttcgtggaggcattcttatgggttggttttaatcgacgaagaaatttttgattgaacgattaatcgtcgatgaagaaCAGATGAAGAACAATAAaggagatgaaggaaaaaaaaattcaaaaaccctAGCCTACGAGTATGCCGGAACTGATGGTGTAGAAATGGGgatatttgatttggtttttagattttaagttttagtagaaagggtataacagtcttttcataatgtttttaatTAATCTAAGGATGTTTTAGTGTTTtcgccccaaaaaacaccccttagcagacacctttggttggaggaagtaattcatatcccccaattagtttccatattccccaatcgcgcgttctttatTATGTGTTCATGAGCATCATTTTGGCTTGAAACAAAATATAGAATTATCTCGAAATTGAATAAAAACACGTGCATGGGGGAAGGTGAGGATGACGTCAAGTCATCATGCCCCTTATGCCCTACACCTGCTACAATGGCCGGGATAAAGGCTCGTGATCCCGCGAGGGTGAGCTAACCCTTAAAACCCGTCCTCAGTTCGGATTGCATGCTGCAACTTGCTTACATGGCTGGTTTTTAATGTATATGGCTAGTTTTATTATGTGTTGATGAGCATCATTTTGACTTGAAACAAAATAGAAAATTATCTCAGAATTGAACGATATAAAAAcccgaaaaataataaaatagtacATCAGTCTAGATCAGATTAAAATAGTTATGGCAcaggtttttttaatttttaacaaAAAGTAATAAAAAATTCAATCACATAACACCAAGGCCTAGCCCACAAAGCCTATAGGGTGGGACATATGTTGATTAAACGACAATTTCTATTTACTAGAAGAACCCATGGGAAATTGTCGAATTCCGTATAATTTTGATGAATGGTTTTTACTTGGCGCTGATATTTTATGAAATTTGGTAACCTTGCGGTAGTGTTGTTAAAAATTTTCCGTTTGTATATGACATCCTTACGTTATTCTTCTTTTTTGTCTCAAAGGGTGTATAGGAAATTCCAGAAGAATAAAAAGAGGACGTATGGAGTTCTCAAATGAATTCCTTCTATTTACTCTACTTTCTTTTCATCACACCTAATTAGTAGTCTATTCTAACCACTATTAACCCAAAATTAAACTCAAATCAATATCTATATGATTTCATAGTTTATAAAGTGTAGACTGTTTCTTTAAAAAAAGGAATAAGTCTGTTTAATAGCTTACCAAACTTCAAAGGAAAACGAAATAGcaccacatatatatatacaccATATGTACCCTCTTTACAAATGCATTTGATACATAAGTAGCTACACTAAAGTTGTATAGTTAGTTAGTTAGGTCTTGGTTCTTGGTTCTTGATGGTGTTAAAGAAGGTTATGATGATGAAGGTTACTCCATCTAAAGctataattataaaaataaacttgTTTTTCCTTACATTCTTCTTAGTCATATATGGTTTCCTGCTTCTtagtccttcaacttcaacaatatcatcttcttggtcttattattatgatcaaaatcCGGCAGCTTCTCTTATCCGCTGTTCGTTACGCGAATGCCATCACAAGAAGGTAAGGTGAGTAAACCCAATCCAAAGGGTCATATCGTATCATGCGGCGTATCAGTTAGACCTTTAAGTTCATCAAATTCAAAAGGTTTACCCTTATTTTTTGTGCAGGTTGAAGATGGACTGAAAATGAAGGCAGTTTTAGAGGAAGAAACAGAATCAAACAGCAGAAATAAGAGAAAAATGGTGAAAAGAGAGATACCAAGTTTTTTGTCATCAAATGTGAGTCGTCATAATATTATCCATAAGTTGATGATTGGATTAGTgaatatggaagatgaagatataaGTGATTGGAAATATATAAGACGGGGAGATATCAAACATATAAAGTTCCAGAAAGCATCCAAAAATTTCGAATGGAAAGATTTGTTTCCGGAATggattgatgaagaagaagaaactgataGTCCAACATGTCCTGAAATCCCCATGCCGGATTTTACACGTTACGGTAAATTCGATATGGTAATTGCAAAGTTACCGTGTCGATATCCAGAGGAAGGATGGGCAAGGGATGTTTTAAGGTTACAAGTTCATTTGATAGCAGCAAATTTATTGGTGAAAAATAGAAGGAAAGATGGAAATACTAAGGTGGTGTTTTTGAGTGAATGTAGACCAATGATGGAAATATTTAGGTGTGATGATATGGTTGTGAATGAAGGAAATTGGTGGCTGTATAAACCAGACATGGTTAGACTACAACATAAGATTTCAATGCCTATTGGTTCTTGCAGACTTGCTTTGCCTCTCTGGGGAAAAGGTACGTAACTTTTTAAGATTTCATACAaaaatgaaatttaaaaaaaaaaaacatcgcgCCAGGTAGGGGTCGAACCTACGACTTTCTGCTTAGGAAACAGACGCTCTATCCACTGAGCTACAGGCGCTTGTTGTTAACTTCCTTACCATAACATTGTTAcctttgaaaattcaaaatttacagCGCCTTCATGAATTTGCAACGAAACTAATGCCACTACTACATTTAACTGCAGGAATAAATGATGTTTACAACCTAACCAAGCTCACATTCGATACTGGGAAACAGAGACGGGAAGCATACGTCACAGTTCTCCACTCATCGGAAGCTTATGTATGTGGTGCTATAACTTTAGCCCAAAGCATTATTCGCACCGGTACTAAACGTGACCTTGTCATATTAATAGACGCATCTATATCTCAACCAAAACGTGACGCTCTTGCTGCTTCCGGGTGGAAAATCCGTATGATAAAACGTATTCGAAATCCTAGAGCTGAAAAAGACTCGTACAATGAGTATAACTACAGTAAATTCAGATTATGGCAGTTGACAGATTACGATAAGGTGATCTTCATTGATGCAGATATAGTAGTTTTACGAAACTCTGATCTTTTATTCAACTTCCCTCAAATGTCTGCAACGGGTAATGACGGGTCTATTTTCAACTCCGGGATCATGGCGATTGAACCATCAAATTGTACATTCAAAATTTTAATGGAGAAACGGAAGGAAATCATTTCTTACAATGGAGGAGATCAAGGTTTTCTCAACGAGGTTTTCGTATGGTGGCATAGATGGCCTAGAAGAGTAAATTTCTTGAAGAATTTTTGGGCTAATACTACATTGGAGTCGAGTGTGAAGAATCACTTATTTGGTGCAGACCCACCAAAGCTCTATTCAATTCATTTTCTAGGTATAAAACCATGGTTGTGTTACAGAGATTATGATTGTAATTGGAATATTGGCGATCAACGGGTTTATGCAAGCGATGTTGCTCATCGTAGGTGGTGGCGTGTTCATGATGCCATGGACAAGAGTTTGCAAAAGTTTTGTGAACTTACTCCTCGACGACGAATCGAGTTAGATTGGGATAAAAAGTTGGCTAGAGGAATGGGTTTGCAAGATGAGCATTGGAAGATCAATATTTCAGATCCTAGACGACATGTTTAATTGAtgattgcattttttttttttttaaatatttggtTCTCATTTTTTTGTTATCCATTTTGAACACTTGATAGTGCCGCTGCATTTGATTTCCTGTAATTTATGTGTGAATagtaa
This is a stretch of genomic DNA from Papaver somniferum cultivar HN1 chromosome 1, ASM357369v1, whole genome shotgun sequence. It encodes these proteins:
- the LOC113297657 gene encoding UDP-glucuronate:xylan alpha-glucuronosyltransferase 2-like isoform X1, which gives rise to MVLKKVMMMKVTPSKAIIIKINLFFLTFFLVIYGFLLLSPSTSTISSSWSYYYDQNPAASLIRCSLRECHHKKVEDGLKMKAVLEEETESNSRNKRKMVKREIPSFLSSNVSRHNIIHKLMIGLVNMEDEDISDWKYIRRGDIKHIKFQKASKNFEWKDLFPEWIDEEEETDSPTCPEIPMPDFTRYGKFDMVIAKLPCRYPEEGWARDVLRLQVHLIAANLLVKNRRKDGNTKVVFLSECRPMMEIFRCDDMVVNEGNWWLYKPDMVRLQHKISMPIGSCRLALPLWGKGINDVYNLTKLTFDTGKQRREAYVTVLHSSEAYVCGAITLAQSIIRTGTKRDLVILIDASISQPKRDALAASGWKIRMIKRIRNPRAEKDSYNEYNYSKFRLWQLTDYDKVIFIDADIVVLRNSDLLFNFPQMSATGNDGSIFNSGIMAIEPSNCTFKILMEKRKEIISYNGGDQGFLNEVFVWWHRWPRRVNFLKNFWANTTLESSVKNHLFGADPPKLYSIHFLGIKPWLCYRDYDCNWNIGDQRVYASDVAHRRWWRVHDAMDKSLQKFCELTPRRRIELDWDKKLARGMGLQDEHWKINISDPRRHV
- the LOC113297657 gene encoding UDP-glucuronate:xylan alpha-glucuronosyltransferase 2-like isoform X2 is translated as MPSQEGKVEDGLKMKAVLEEETESNSRNKRKMVKREIPSFLSSNVSRHNIIHKLMIGLVNMEDEDISDWKYIRRGDIKHIKFQKASKNFEWKDLFPEWIDEEEETDSPTCPEIPMPDFTRYGKFDMVIAKLPCRYPEEGWARDVLRLQVHLIAANLLVKNRRKDGNTKVVFLSECRPMMEIFRCDDMVVNEGNWWLYKPDMVRLQHKISMPIGSCRLALPLWGKGINDVYNLTKLTFDTGKQRREAYVTVLHSSEAYVCGAITLAQSIIRTGTKRDLVILIDASISQPKRDALAASGWKIRMIKRIRNPRAEKDSYNEYNYSKFRLWQLTDYDKVIFIDADIVVLRNSDLLFNFPQMSATGNDGSIFNSGIMAIEPSNCTFKILMEKRKEIISYNGGDQGFLNEVFVWWHRWPRRVNFLKNFWANTTLESSVKNHLFGADPPKLYSIHFLGIKPWLCYRDYDCNWNIGDQRVYASDVAHRRWWRVHDAMDKSLQKFCELTPRRRIELDWDKKLARGMGLQDEHWKINISDPRRHV